A window of bacterium genomic DNA:
GCTTCCAGCCGCCCCAGACCGCCAAAGCCAGCAAGAGGGCAAAGCGCAGGCCCACGTCACCCAGTTCGCCGGCCTGTCGCCAGCCGGATTCCTCGCCGGTGGCCATGGCGGTGCTAGTGCCCGGCGGGCTTGCGGCCGAAGAGGCCGGCCCGCTCCGGCTCCGCCGCCTCCCCGGCGGGCGCCCCCGCATCCGGCGCCGGCGTCAAGCCCGCGGCCCGGCCGCCCATCTTGCACATGCCCTCGAACTGGGCGCCGTCCTCGATCACCAGGCGGGTGGTGACCAGATCACCGTCCAGCCGGCTCTTGCCCTTCAACTCGACCTTGTCCCGCGCGTTGACGGCCCCCTTGATGTGTCCCGCCGTGATGACATGGGCAGCCGTGATGTTGCCTTCCACCGAACCCGTGTCGCCCACCTCGATGGTCGACTCGGAGCGGACCTCGCCCACCAGGCGGCCGTCGATCTTGACCGAATCCTTGGATGTGATCTTGCCTTCGAAAGTGGCGTCCTTGGACAGGACCGTCTGGGCGCTTCCGCTGTTCATGGATTCCTGCTCTCCTTATTCCTTCCAATCCGTCATAAGAGTCACCCCATCCAGGGGAACGCCATCCCGCTGGGTCGAGAAATGCAGGTGGCTGCCGCGTCCCAGACCGCCGCGGGCCACCCGGCCGATCAGCTGCCCGCGCGCCACCCGCTCGCCGATCTCCGGGAAGGCCATGGACATGTGGCCGTAGCCGGTGGTCAATCCCTGGCCATGGTCGATGAGGACCAGGAAGCCAAGGCGCTGGGTGCGGTCCCGGAACACCACATGGCCGGCCGCCGCGGCGTAGACCAGTTCGCCGGGCCCCGTGGCGATGTCAATGCCGGCGTGGTCGATCTGCTGGGGCCACCCCCCTCTTTCGTAGAGGCGGCTGATGCGGCCCGACACCGGCGGCGACAGGGGTAGCGCATAGGACGCTGCCACCGGTTCCTCGAACGCGATGGCGACGCGCCCGGCGTCCTGCCCCAGTTCCACCCCGGGAACCGGACCCAGGTGCTGGTTCAGTTTGCTCGACAAATCCTGCAATGCGGCCAGGTCACGGCGCAGGGATCCCACCGTCAGCAGCTGCTGCCGCAGAAGCTGGTTCTCCCGCTGCAGGTTCCATTCCCGCATGCTGCGAACGAGCAGGAAGCCGTAATGCGCCAAGACCACCGCGGCCAGCAGGATGATGACAGGTCGCCAACTCTTCATCGCAAGGCCCGGTGTTTCACAGACTGTCCATTAAATCAAAATGGGCGTGGAGAGTCAATGCGAAGAATGGCTCTCCTGTGCCTTCATGCGGGCGCCGGACGAATTTGGCAGGCCATCCGGCCCGCAGCTGTCCACTCTCCGGGACAGCGGTTGTGGGCGGGACATGAATTCCACGTCATGTCTTGTGCCCCATGGCGGATTGCA
This region includes:
- a CDS encoding polymer-forming cytoskeletal protein; this encodes MNSGSAQTVLSKDATFEGKITSKDSVKIDGRLVGEVRSESTIEVGDTGSVEGNITAAHVITAGHIKGAVNARDKVELKGKSRLDGDLVTTRLVIEDGAQFEGMCKMGGRAAGLTPAPDAGAPAGEAAEPERAGLFGRKPAGH
- a CDS encoding M23 family metallopeptidase translates to MKSWRPVIILLAAVVLAHYGFLLVRSMREWNLQRENQLLRQQLLTVGSLRRDLAALQDLSSKLNQHLGPVPGVELGQDAGRVAIAFEEPVAASYALPLSPPVSGRISRLYERGGWPQQIDHAGIDIATGPGELVYAAAAGHVVFRDRTQRLGFLVLIDHGQGLTTGYGHMSMAFPEIGERVARGQLIGRVARGGLGRGSHLHFSTQRDGVPLDGVTLMTDWKE